The Pyrenophora tritici-repentis strain M4 chromosome 3, whole genome shotgun sequence genome has a window encoding:
- a CDS encoding LeuB, Isocitrate-isopropylmalate dehydrogenase, producing the protein MTSHNIVVLAGDGVGPEVVAEAIKILKVVEKHTDNKFNFQEHLFGGCSIDVHNNPLTDEALAAAKSADAIILGAVGGPKWGTGKVRPEQGILKLRKELGTFGNLRPCFFASDSLVDSSPLKAENVRGVNFNIIRELTGGIYFGERKEDEGDGKAMDTEPYSVEEIERVVRLAGSLASVENPPCPVWSLDKANVLATSRLWRKTFERIMKDEYPHLKSGTHLIDSAAMLMIKNPRALNGVVVTSNLFGDIISDEASVIPGSLGLLPSASLGGIPDGKTKLNGIYEPIHGSAPDIAGKGIVNPIATVLSMSMMFKYSLCLPEIALKIDEATKITIDNGVRTADIGGKSSTSEVGDAIAAELEKLLQK; encoded by the exons ATGACGTCCCATAACATTGTTGTTCTCGCCG GTGACGGCGTCGGTCCAGAG GTCGTCGCGGAGGCGATCAAGATCCTCAAAGTGGTCGAAAAGCACACAGACAACAAATTCAACTTCCAGGAGCATCTATTTGGAGGA TGTTCGATAGACGTGCACAACAACCCTCTCACAGACGAAGCGCTTGCAGCAGCAAAGTCGGCCGATGCGATCATTCTCGGTGCTGTCGGCGGTCCG AAATGGGGAACCGGCAAGGTGCGCCCGGAACAAGGTATCTTGAAGCTGCGAAAGGAACTCGGAACGTTTGGAAACCTACGACCATGCTTCTTCGCCTCTGACTCGCTCGTCGACTCGTCACCTCTCAAAGCCGAAAACGTCCGTGGTGTAAACTTTAACATCATCCGCGAATTGACCGGCGGCATATACTTCGGCGAGAGGAAGGAAGACGAGGGCGATGGCAAAGCCATGGATACAGAGCCTTATAGCGTCGAAGAGATTGAGCGCGTCGTACGTTTAGCTGGCAGTCTTGCGTCTGTCGAAAACCCACCATGCCCGGTATGGAGTTTGGACAAGGCAAACGTGCTTGCGACATCGAGATTATGGCGGAAAACTTTCGAGCGCATCATGAAGGATGAGTATCCGCATCTCAAGTCTGGCACTCATCTCATCGATTCGGCGGCTATGCTTATGATCAAGAACCCAAGAGCGTTAAACGGCGTTGTGGTCACGAGCAATCTGTTCGGCGACATCATCAGTGACGAGGCGAGTGTGATTCCAGGTAGTCTTGGTCTATTGCCAAGTGCTAGTTTAGGAGGTATCCCAGACGGCAAGACCAAGCTCAACGGCATTTATGAGCCGATTCACG GTTCCGCGCCGGACATCGCCGGCAAGGGCATTGTCAACCCTATCGCCACTGTTCTCTCCATGAGCATGATGTTCAAGTACTCTCTGTGTCTGCCGGAAATTGCGCTAAAGATCGACGAGGCGACCAAGATCACTATCGACAACGGCGTCCGAACGGCCGATATCGGTGGAAAGTCGAGCACCAGCGAGGTCGGAGATGCGATCGCGGCGGAACTGGAGAAGTTACTCCAGAAGTAG